The Syntrophobacterales bacterium genome includes a window with the following:
- the hemW gene encoding radical SAM family heme chaperone HemW, producing the protein MMNNTWPILTPESLIPSPESQLPGLYVHIPFCKTKCPYCDFYSVTDTDSVDRWLGALKTEIGIYRELFPHFDSIYLGGGTPSLLDAPTFERLMKILRSHWPGNPDEEVTLEANPDDITREKLSHYRSMGVNRLSLGVQSFDDRELKFLRRRHTATWAKRAIEMVRSCGFANFGIDLMYGLKGQTREKWLSTLVQAVKYDPSHLSCYQLTIESGTPFGLLKAKGALTIPKEGVQRKFFFDTSLFLSDHGFIHYEISNFAKGQGCISHHNTKYWTHAPYLGIGPAAHSFLNGKRWWNYRSVDRYCAALHDGVAPIEGFEILTEDQMKLESLYFGFRTAQGLAVLDLPGPEDRVSRVLEELIKARLIMIRNGQITPTEKGFLVADRIPLMFAV; encoded by the coding sequence ATGATGAATAATACCTGGCCTATCCTCACGCCAGAATCACTTATTCCGAGCCCTGAATCCCAACTGCCAGGACTCTATGTCCACATTCCTTTCTGCAAAACAAAATGTCCATATTGCGATTTTTACTCCGTCACCGACACGGACTCGGTAGACCGGTGGCTCGGCGCCCTAAAGACAGAGATCGGGATATATAGAGAGCTCTTCCCTCATTTCGATTCTATTTATCTCGGAGGAGGAACCCCTTCACTACTTGACGCGCCGACCTTCGAACGCCTGATGAAGATCCTCCGCAGTCACTGGCCCGGAAATCCAGACGAGGAAGTTACTCTTGAGGCAAATCCAGACGACATAACCAGAGAAAAACTCTCCCATTACCGGTCAATGGGTGTAAACAGGCTCAGTCTCGGCGTCCAGTCTTTCGACGACAGAGAACTTAAGTTCTTGAGAAGGAGACATACCGCCACTTGGGCCAAGAGGGCCATCGAAATGGTACGGTCATGCGGTTTCGCCAATTTTGGAATTGACCTCATGTACGGCCTCAAGGGGCAAACGAGAGAAAAGTGGTTGAGCACGCTCGTACAGGCCGTTAAGTACGATCCTTCTCACCTTTCCTGTTACCAGTTGACCATCGAAAGTGGAACGCCCTTCGGTTTGCTGAAAGCAAAGGGTGCCCTCACGATACCAAAGGAAGGGGTGCAGAGAAAATTTTTTTTCGATACATCCTTATTTCTCTCGGACCACGGATTTATCCATTACGAGATATCAAACTTCGCGAAGGGGCAGGGCTGCATCTCTCATCACAATACCAAGTATTGGACCCACGCGCCGTACCTTGGCATAGGACCTGCGGCTCACTCATTCCTCAACGGGAAACGTTGGTGGAACTATCGGTCTGTCGACCGTTACTGCGCCGCCCTCCATGACGGAGTCGCACCTATCGAGGGGTTTGAGATTCTCACCGAGGACCAGATGAAATTGGAGAGCCTCTATTTTGGCTTCAGAACGGCACAGGGCCTTGCAGTCCTTGATCTGCCTGGCCCAGAGGACCGGGTATCAAGAGTACTTGAGGAGCTTATCAAGGCTCGGCTTATTATGATTCGGAACGGGCAAATCACCCCGACCGAAAAGGGTTTTCTTGTGGCCGACCGTATCCCTCTTATGTTTGCCGTCTGA
- the lepA gene encoding translation elongation factor 4 produces MKQIRNFSIIAHIDHGKSTLADRLIQYAHLVDDRQFRDQILDTMDIERERGITIKSQTINIPYTSRAGEEFELNLIDTPGHVDFSYEVSRALASCEGVLLLIDASQGVEAQTLANLYAAMEHNLVIIPVINKIDLPSADIDRVKEEIDQELGLDPDSVVLCSAKEGTGIEDILEAIVIRIPPPTGSNGEPLSSLIFDAHYDPFRGTIVSCRVFDGSIRPGHIIRLMSNKATYKVEETGIFRLKMESRKELSAGSVGYIIAGIKTVSDTRVGDTITLDEYPAAKPLPGFKEVKPVVFSSIYPIASDDYLSLAEALEKYKLNDAALVYQKDSSAALGQGFRCGFLGLLHLEIVQERLEREFDQSIILTSPSVQYRFFLEDGMEFTIDNPQYYPDPIKIERGEEPYIRASILVPERYVGAVMKLCLERRGVNSRLAYPSPGRIEITFDMPLAEVVFDFYDKLKSITQGYGSFDYEIIDYRESDLIKLDILVNGEKVDALSMIIHKERARERAVRVCDRLRDEIPRQLFKIAIQGAIGGKIISRSTVSPYRKDVTAKCYGGDITRKRKLLEKQKKGKKRMSMVGNVEIPQSAFMAALKTDDE; encoded by the coding sequence ATGAAACAGATAAGAAATTTCAGCATCATAGCTCATATTGACCATGGGAAATCGACACTGGCCGATCGACTGATACAGTATGCACACCTTGTAGACGACCGGCAGTTCCGCGATCAGATACTCGACACAATGGACATCGAACGAGAGAGGGGGATCACCATAAAGAGTCAGACGATTAATATCCCCTACACCAGCCGCGCGGGAGAAGAGTTTGAGCTGAACCTGATCGACACGCCAGGCCATGTCGATTTTTCATACGAAGTGTCGAGAGCTCTTGCATCCTGCGAGGGAGTGCTTCTCCTGATCGACGCATCTCAGGGAGTCGAGGCCCAGACCCTTGCCAATCTTTACGCCGCCATGGAACACAATCTCGTAATTATTCCCGTTATAAATAAGATAGACTTACCATCCGCCGATATAGACCGCGTGAAGGAAGAAATAGATCAGGAGCTCGGTCTTGACCCTGACTCTGTCGTTCTCTGCTCCGCAAAAGAAGGTACCGGCATAGAGGATATCCTTGAGGCCATTGTGATCAGGATACCGCCACCCACCGGGAGCAACGGCGAACCTCTGTCCTCCCTTATTTTCGACGCTCACTATGACCCTTTCCGGGGCACTATCGTAAGTTGCCGAGTCTTTGACGGGAGTATCCGCCCCGGCCATATCATTCGTCTCATGTCAAACAAAGCAACATACAAGGTGGAGGAGACCGGTATTTTCCGCCTGAAGATGGAATCCAGGAAAGAACTCTCGGCTGGCTCGGTGGGGTATATAATCGCAGGAATAAAGACGGTAAGCGACACAAGAGTAGGTGATACGATCACTCTTGACGAGTATCCTGCGGCCAAACCCCTGCCTGGGTTCAAGGAAGTAAAACCCGTTGTTTTTTCCTCTATTTATCCCATTGCGTCGGATGACTATCTTTCTCTGGCTGAAGCCCTTGAGAAATACAAGTTGAATGACGCAGCATTGGTTTACCAGAAGGACTCATCCGCCGCCCTCGGGCAGGGATTCCGGTGTGGATTTCTAGGCCTCCTCCATCTTGAGATCGTCCAGGAAAGACTCGAACGGGAATTTGATCAGTCAATTATTCTCACCTCTCCCAGCGTGCAGTACCGGTTTTTTCTTGAGGACGGCATGGAGTTCACCATCGACAACCCCCAATACTATCCCGATCCTATAAAAATAGAGAGAGGCGAGGAGCCTTACATCAGGGCAAGTATTCTCGTACCAGAGAGATATGTGGGGGCTGTAATGAAATTATGTCTGGAGCGACGAGGGGTGAACTCACGCCTCGCATACCCGAGTCCCGGCAGAATAGAGATCACATTTGACATGCCCCTTGCCGAAGTGGTCTTCGATTTCTACGACAAACTCAAGAGCATTACCCAAGGTTACGGTTCCTTTGATTACGAGATCATCGATTACAGAGAGAGTGACCTGATAAAACTAGATATCCTGGTAAATGGGGAGAAAGTCGATGCCCTTTCTATGATCATACATAAGGAGAGGGCCCGCGAGCGGGCAGTCAGAGTCTGTGACCGGCTGAGAGATGAGATTCCAAGACAGCTTTTTAAGATTGCGATCCAGGGCGCTATCGGCGGAAAGATTATCTCCCGTTCAACCGTTTCACCGTACAGGAAAGATGTCACGGCAAAATGTTACGGCGGCGATATCACGAGGAAACGCAAGCTCCTCGAGAAGCAGAAGAAAGGGAAAAAGAGGATGAGCATGGTAGGAAATGTAGAGATACCGCAAAGCGCTTTCATGGCAGCCCTCAAGACAGATGATGAATAA
- a CDS encoding lysophospholipase — MPDYTLLDNSSALEYIFYPRDTYSPCPAFAFDLPVPVDKDISISCRFYRGNPEWPWILFFHGNGEVISDYDEISPFYFKKNINLVVVDYRGYGKSGGTPTITDMLGDAHKVLEAVKKELAARGLKDKLWVMGRSLGSLSALELAYHYQYNLPGIIIESGFLSITRILDHLDLTTDGPKLPGIEDECIAMVRMITLPVLIVHGEHDNLVPFAEAEDLYNNIKSEDKQLLMIPAADHNDVMFVGLHEYFKAIRIFMDRTDTGAE; from the coding sequence ATGCCTGACTACACGCTCCTCGACAACTCTTCGGCATTGGAATATATTTTTTATCCCCGTGATACATACAGTCCGTGCCCGGCTTTTGCCTTTGATCTGCCGGTACCCGTGGACAAAGACATTTCCATCTCCTGCCGTTTTTACAGAGGCAATCCCGAATGGCCATGGATACTCTTCTTCCATGGGAACGGTGAGGTAATCAGCGATTATGACGAGATATCGCCGTTCTATTTCAAGAAGAACATCAACTTAGTTGTGGTAGATTACCGTGGATATGGAAAAAGCGGAGGGACGCCAACCATCACAGACATGCTCGGCGATGCTCATAAGGTGCTTGAGGCAGTAAAAAAGGAACTGGCAGCCAGAGGCCTTAAGGATAAGTTGTGGGTTATGGGCAGGTCTCTTGGCAGTCTGTCAGCACTGGAACTTGCATACCACTATCAATACAACCTGCCAGGAATAATAATTGAAAGCGGGTTCCTGAGCATCACGCGAATACTTGATCATCTGGATTTAACGACTGACGGGCCCAAACTCCCGGGAATTGAAGACGAGTGTATTGCCATGGTCCGCATGATTACCCTGCCCGTCCTTATCGTCCACGGGGAACATGACAATCTAGTCCCTTTCGCTGAAGCGGAGGACTTGTATAACAATATAAAATCAGAAGACAAACAACTTCTTATGATCCCTGCGGCGGATCACAATGACGTGATGTTCGTGGGTCTACACGAATACTTTAAAGCTATCCGGATCTTCATGGATCGGACGGACACAGGGGCTGAATAA
- a CDS encoding CoB--CoM heterodisulfide reductase iron-sulfur subunit A family protein, protein MRVGAFICHCGSNIAGTIDVAKLTQETRKLPGVAFATNYMYTCSESGQEEIKQAIKREKLNRIVVAACSPRMHELTFRRTIEKAGLNRYFLEMANIREHISWVGLDKEANTNKAMETVMMAVAKVMQNKPLFSSSFKVNKRVLVIGGGVAGMQAALDCADGGLDVILVEKSPSVGGMMARLDKTFPTIDCSICILGPKMVDVAQHDKITLHAYSEIDEIKGYVGNYQIKIKKKATYVDWTKCTGCGLCMEKCPSKNAYDHFNFGVAPTRAINIPFPQAIPKKAKIDAQYCRQFVKGKCGICAKICPTGAINYEMQDEIVAEDVGAIVVASGYGLMDIDRLPEYGGGRYPDVITGIQYERFLNASGPTEGNILRPSDKTEPKTVVFISCAGSRDKSFGIPYCSNFCCMYIAKQAILTKDHIPDSQSFVFYMDICSPGKGYDEFTRRAQEDYGAKYIRGKVSRIYLKGKKMVVVGTDTLLGTQVEVEADLVVLASAVTAAPGAVGLAEKLHISYDAFGFYVESHPKLRPVETNTLGVYLAGAAQGPKDIPSSVGQGSAAASKVLALFSKDMLESDPAVAKVNENTCVGCLKCMRTCPFQAIKEKELRGGEVVASVIETVCAGCGVCTATCPCGAIQLSHFTDNQLLAEVNVICQK, encoded by the coding sequence ATGCGGGTTGGAGCATTTATTTGTCATTGTGGAAGTAATATTGCTGGGACCATTGATGTGGCGAAGTTGACTCAGGAAACGAGAAAGCTGCCGGGTGTGGCGTTTGCCACAAATTATATGTACACTTGCTCCGAGTCCGGCCAGGAAGAGATAAAACAGGCAATTAAGAGGGAAAAACTTAACCGGATTGTGGTAGCGGCCTGCTCACCGAGGATGCACGAACTTACTTTCAGGCGCACCATTGAGAAAGCGGGACTTAACCGTTATTTCCTTGAGATGGCCAATATAAGGGAACATATCTCTTGGGTGGGCCTTGACAAAGAGGCCAATACCAATAAAGCGATGGAAACGGTCATGATGGCGGTCGCAAAGGTCATGCAGAACAAACCGCTTTTCTCGTCATCCTTCAAAGTGAATAAGAGGGTGTTGGTGATCGGCGGAGGTGTGGCGGGAATGCAGGCAGCGCTTGACTGTGCGGACGGTGGGCTTGATGTCATTCTTGTCGAGAAGAGTCCAAGCGTGGGCGGCATGATGGCCCGTCTCGACAAAACCTTTCCTACCATAGATTGTTCCATCTGTATCTTGGGACCGAAGATGGTTGATGTGGCCCAGCATGATAAGATAACCCTGCATGCCTATTCCGAGATTGATGAGATCAAGGGATATGTAGGGAATTACCAGATCAAAATCAAGAAAAAAGCAACCTACGTAGACTGGACAAAATGTACGGGTTGTGGTCTCTGCATGGAAAAATGCCCCTCCAAGAATGCCTACGATCATTTTAACTTCGGAGTGGCACCAACGCGGGCCATAAATATTCCTTTTCCCCAGGCTATTCCAAAGAAGGCAAAAATTGACGCGCAATATTGCCGGCAATTCGTAAAGGGGAAATGCGGTATTTGTGCAAAGATATGCCCCACCGGTGCAATTAATTACGAGATGCAGGATGAGATAGTTGCGGAGGATGTTGGTGCCATCGTGGTCGCCTCCGGGTATGGCCTTATGGATATAGACAGGCTTCCCGAGTACGGTGGCGGCAGATATCCGGATGTTATTACAGGAATACAATATGAGAGGTTCCTCAATGCTTCCGGTCCTACGGAGGGCAATATCCTGAGACCTTCCGATAAGACCGAACCTAAAACGGTAGTATTCATTTCATGTGCCGGGTCCCGTGATAAGTCTTTCGGTATACCATACTGCTCTAATTTTTGTTGCATGTATATTGCCAAGCAGGCAATTCTTACAAAGGACCATATACCAGACTCTCAGTCTTTCGTCTTCTATATGGATATATGCTCTCCGGGTAAGGGTTACGATGAGTTTACTCGCAGGGCCCAGGAAGACTATGGGGCTAAATACATTAGAGGAAAAGTTTCCCGCATATACCTTAAGGGTAAGAAGATGGTCGTAGTGGGTACTGATACGCTTCTTGGTACCCAAGTGGAAGTTGAAGCGGACCTTGTAGTTCTCGCCAGCGCAGTAACGGCAGCCCCCGGTGCTGTAGGACTTGCCGAAAAACTGCACATCTCTTACGATGCCTTCGGATTTTATGTGGAGAGTCATCCCAAGCTGAGACCAGTTGAAACCAATACGTTGGGCGTCTACCTTGCCGGAGCGGCCCAGGGACCAAAAGACATCCCTTCGTCGGTAGGGCAGGGAAGTGCCGCCGCAAGCAAGGTTCTTGCTCTTTTCTCTAAAGACATGCTTGAATCGGATCCAGCGGTGGCCAAAGTTAACGAAAATACTTGCGTCGGATGCCTCAAGTGTATGAGGACCTGTCCTTTTCAAGCCATTAAGGAGAAAGAATTGAGGGGTGGAGAGGTCGTTGCGAGTGTTATTGAAACAGTCTGCGCCGGTTGCGGGGTCTGCACAGCGACCTGCCCATGCGGGGCCATACAGCTCTCACATTTTACGGATAATCAATTGTTGGCGGAGGTTAATGTAATATGTCAGAAATAG
- a CDS encoding hydrogenase iron-sulfur subunit: MSEIAFKELRIVGFLCNWCSYGGADTAGVSRFKQPTDLRIIRVPCSGRVDPLFVVKSLLNGADGVLVSGCHPRDCHYTDGNFYARRRLEMLKRLLPFLGIDEKRFHYTWISASEGVRWQQTVTDFTRNIHKLGPLHSKVEAQNGS; the protein is encoded by the coding sequence ATGTCAGAAATAGCCTTCAAAGAGCTTAGAATTGTTGGTTTTCTCTGTAACTGGTGCTCATATGGTGGAGCAGATACGGCAGGAGTCAGCCGCTTCAAGCAGCCTACGGATCTCAGGATCATCAGGGTTCCATGCTCGGGCCGGGTTGACCCTCTGTTTGTGGTAAAGTCGCTGCTCAACGGGGCGGATGGCGTACTTGTTTCCGGTTGCCATCCGCGAGATTGCCATTATACCGACGGCAACTTTTACGCAAGGCGCAGGCTTGAAATGCTGAAGCGGCTTCTACCTTTTCTTGGCATAGACGAGAAACGATTTCATTACACATGGATATCGGCTTCCGAAGGAGTTCGATGGCAGCAGACGGTGACAGATTTCACCAGAAATATCCACAAACTGGGTCCATTGCATTCTAAGGTGGAGGCACAAAATGGGTCCTGA
- a CDS encoding 4Fe-4S dicluster domain-containing protein has translation MGPEKLKEIINKIIKDVDVVVGYKEGFDKLHATPCFITKPEQTDRIILNALCAQNLANYLLSLKSRKIAMVVKGCDSRTIVQYMQEGLINREKVVVIGVPCTGVVSVKRVLSNVNSQPILDVKFSGDEIAVITTAGEQKFSIRDVAPDKCRTCLYPTPVVYDYLIGEAIQSDKAHEGVYKDVEELAAISLEERKVYWEKEFDRCIRCYACRNACPMCVCQDSCIAESREPHWISQKSNLTEKFMFHMIHTLHLAGRCVECGECERVCPMGIPVNILKKKINRDMRELFNYEPGVKPDEKPPMFTFSIEEEKIEEHKL, from the coding sequence ATGGGTCCTGAGAAGCTGAAAGAAATTATTAATAAAATTATTAAGGATGTTGATGTGGTGGTTGGGTATAAGGAAGGGTTTGATAAACTTCATGCCACACCCTGTTTTATTACCAAACCCGAACAGACTGATCGGATAATTTTAAATGCCCTGTGTGCGCAGAATCTTGCAAATTATCTCCTATCACTGAAGAGCAGGAAAATTGCCATGGTGGTCAAGGGGTGTGACAGTCGCACGATAGTCCAGTATATGCAGGAAGGTTTGATTAACAGAGAAAAAGTGGTTGTTATCGGGGTGCCCTGTACCGGGGTTGTGAGCGTGAAGAGAGTTCTCAGCAACGTCAACAGCCAACCTATTTTGGATGTAAAGTTTTCAGGGGATGAGATAGCGGTTATAACGACAGCGGGGGAGCAGAAATTTTCCATAAGAGACGTGGCACCCGACAAATGCAGAACCTGCCTTTACCCTACTCCGGTTGTATATGACTACCTTATCGGGGAGGCAATCCAATCTGACAAAGCCCATGAGGGTGTCTATAAAGATGTGGAGGAATTAGCCGCCATATCTCTCGAAGAGAGAAAAGTTTACTGGGAAAAGGAGTTTGACCGTTGCATACGTTGCTATGCGTGCAGAAATGCCTGTCCCATGTGTGTATGTCAGGACAGTTGCATCGCTGAAAGCAGGGAACCTCACTGGATTAGCCAGAAATCCAACCTCACCGAAAAGTTCATGTTTCACATGATTCACACATTACACCTTGCGGGAAGGTGCGTGGAATGCGGAGAATGCGAACGGGTCTGTCCTATGGGGATACCGGTCAATATACTCAAGAAGAAGATTAATCGTGATATGAGAGAGCTTTTCAACTACGAACCGGGGGTAAAGCCGGATGAAAAGCCACCAATGTTTACTTTCAGCATTGAAGAAGAGAAGATAGAGGAGCATAAACTCTAA
- a CDS encoding 4Fe-4S dicluster domain-containing protein, protein MADTGFIPKEKWATFIEVLSAKEQVHVPCLEGDMIIFRSFEKGRTLCFERPANMPPKAVIFPQSDTLFSFKFIKDPENPQRVGVELTENKDFPKTILIGARPCDAKGFTIYDRPYTETDTPDPYYKGRREQTTILTLACQDPSAGCFCTSVHSGPADKEGSDALITEVEKGYFVEILSEKSSTLLKEAGVEDGSAYQDEAHKNQEAARSAVKQPFADNLAPKVSKELYGNDEFWKEELAKCLSCGVCTYLCPTCYCFNITDERATNRGERIRSWDSCMYQHFTLDGSGHSPRSTKFLRFKNRIGHKFLFYPEKYNNAIACCGCGRCVRFCPVSVDIREIVSKLQESGVSAAQQGGNDKS, encoded by the coding sequence ATGGCTGACACAGGTTTTATCCCAAAAGAGAAGTGGGCGACATTCATAGAAGTTCTGAGTGCAAAGGAGCAGGTCCATGTACCCTGCCTTGAGGGTGACATGATTATTTTCAGGTCTTTCGAAAAAGGGAGGACGCTTTGTTTTGAGAGACCGGCGAATATGCCACCCAAAGCCGTGATCTTTCCGCAGAGCGATACGCTTTTTTCTTTCAAGTTCATAAAGGACCCAGAGAATCCTCAAAGGGTTGGTGTGGAACTGACGGAAAACAAGGATTTTCCCAAAACTATTCTGATTGGGGCCAGGCCCTGTGATGCGAAGGGTTTTACTATATATGACAGACCTTACACTGAGACGGACACCCCTGATCCTTATTATAAGGGCAGGCGAGAACAGACGACCATTCTGACCCTGGCGTGCCAGGACCCCTCGGCTGGTTGTTTTTGCACATCCGTCCATAGTGGCCCGGCTGATAAGGAAGGTTCCGACGCCCTCATCACCGAGGTAGAGAAGGGTTATTTTGTAGAAATCCTTAGCGAAAAAAGCAGTACACTTCTCAAGGAAGCTGGTGTGGAAGACGGTAGTGCCTACCAGGATGAAGCGCATAAGAATCAGGAAGCTGCCCGCAGTGCGGTAAAACAACCTTTTGCTGACAATTTGGCGCCTAAGGTTTCAAAAGAGCTTTACGGGAACGATGAGTTCTGGAAAGAAGAGCTCGCCAAATGCCTTAGCTGCGGCGTATGTACGTACCTTTGCCCTACCTGCTACTGTTTTAACATTACCGATGAGCGGGCTACGAATAGGGGAGAGCGGATCCGAAGCTGGGACAGTTGCATGTACCAGCATTTCACCTTGGATGGCAGCGGTCACAGCCCGAGATCGACGAAGTTTCTACGGTTCAAGAATAGGATAGGGCACAAATTTCTGTTCTACCCGGAGAAGTATAATAATGCTATTGCATGCTGTGGATGTGGCAGGTGTGTGAGATTCTGTCCCGTTTCCGTGGATATACGTGAAATAGTGTCAAAACTGCAGGAATCAGGCGTGAGCGCGGCTCAGCAGGGTGGGAACGATAAGAGTTGA
- a CDS encoding FAD/NAD(P)-binding protein — translation MSDNKNPYLPEMATIMDVIEETPNIKSFRVAFNDPEKMKTFTFEPGQVGQLSVFGVGESTFVINSPPTRMEYLQFSVMKAGEVTAALHELFPGDQMGVRAPLGNWFPYEQMKGKKVLFIGGGIGLATLRTLILYMLDNRGDYKDITIVYGSRTPPDLCYKEDLKEWESRSDVNLILTVDTEFPGWSKRVGFVPNVLNEIAPSPDDTIAITCGPPIMIKYVLQNLTQLKFGDENIVTTLEARMKCGIGICGRCNLGAKYICKDGPVFSLAQLRDLPGAL, via the coding sequence ATGTCTGACAATAAGAATCCTTATTTGCCTGAAATGGCGACTATCATGGATGTTATAGAAGAGACGCCCAATATCAAGTCTTTTCGCGTAGCGTTTAATGACCCGGAAAAGATGAAGACTTTCACTTTTGAACCCGGCCAGGTAGGTCAGCTTTCTGTTTTTGGGGTTGGTGAGTCGACCTTTGTGATCAATTCACCACCAACGAGGATGGAATACCTTCAATTCAGCGTTATGAAAGCAGGAGAGGTTACCGCGGCGCTCCATGAGCTTTTCCCGGGAGATCAGATGGGAGTAAGGGCGCCTCTGGGCAACTGGTTTCCTTATGAGCAGATGAAGGGCAAAAAGGTACTCTTTATCGGCGGGGGAATAGGACTTGCTACATTGAGAACACTGATCCTTTACATGCTTGATAACAGGGGTGACTATAAAGATATTACCATCGTTTACGGCTCCAGAACTCCACCCGATCTTTGCTATAAGGAGGACTTGAAGGAGTGGGAATCGCGCAGTGACGTGAATTTGATTCTTACTGTGGATACTGAATTTCCTGGATGGAGCAAACGCGTCGGTTTTGTTCCTAACGTGTTAAACGAAATCGCCCCGTCTCCTGACGACACGATTGCCATCACATGCGGGCCTCCGATTATGATCAAGTATGTGTTGCAGAACCTGACTCAGTTGAAGTTCGGCGATGAAAATATCGTGACTACTCTGGAGGCGAGGATGAAATGCGGCATAGGTATCTGCGGGAGATGCAATTTGGGGGCGAAATATATTTGCAAAGATGGTCCGGTCTTTTCCCTTGCTCAGCTAAGGGATCTTCCAGGGGCTCTGTAG